A single Denticeps clupeoides chromosome 7, fDenClu1.1, whole genome shotgun sequence DNA region contains:
- the rhot1a gene encoding mitochondrial Rho GTPase 1-A isoform X2 gives MRKDVRILLVGEPKVGKTSLIMSLVSEEFPDEVPLRAEEITIPADVTPERVPTHIVDYSEAEQSDEQLYQEISKANVICIVYSVNNKKSIEKVTSHWIPLINDRRDKDSRVPLILVGNKSDLVEHSSMETILPIMNQYSEIETCVECSAKNLKNISELFYYAQKAVLHPTGPLYCPEEKELKASCIKALTRIFKVSDLDNDGILNDNELNFFQRTCFNMPLAPQALEDVKNVVRRNMTDGVKDNGITLKGFLFLHTLFIQRGRHETTWTVLRRFGYDDDLELTQEYLFPLLKIPPDCTTELNHNAYLFLQSVFDKHDKDRDCALSPEELKDLFKVFPYMPWGPDVNSTICTNDQGWITYQGYLSQWTLTTYLDVQRCLEYLGYLGYSIISEQESQAAAITVTRNKRIDLQKKQTQRSVFRCNVLGARGSGKSGFLQAFLGRNLPRQRRIREEHKSYYAISTTYVYGQEKYLLLHEVVPDFEFRSEADLSCDVACLVYDLSNPRSFEYCARVYKQYFMDSKTPCMIIAAKSDLHEVRQLYSLSPLDFCRKHRLHPPQPFTCNASEAPGRDVYTKLTTMAMYPHAKLRCLCNRCTFCICHLLLNSELLRSIKATFCSAVSNRHLTQADLKNSTFWLRASLGATVFAVLGFAMYKALLKQR, from the exons ATGAGGAAGGACGTCAGGATCCTGCTGGTGGGAGAAc CCAAAGTGGGGAAGACCTCCCTCATCATGTCACTGGTGAGCGAGGAGTTCCCTGATGAG GTTCCTCTCCGCGCGGAGGAGATCACCATTCCAGCTGACGTCACACCTGAGAGGGTCCCCACACACATCGTGGATTATTCTG AAGCTGAGCAGTCTGATGAACAGTTGTACCAGGAAATCTCCAAG GCCAATGTCATCTGCATTGTCTATTCTGTCAACAACAAGAAGTCCATTGAGAAG GTGACGAGCCACTGGATCCCCCTCATCAATGACCGGAGAGACAAAGACAgcag GGTTCCACTGATCCTGGTGGGGAATAAATCTGACCTTGTGGAACACAGCAGCATGGAGACCATCCTGCCAATCATGAACCAGTACTCCGAGATCGAGACCTGTGTGGAG TGTTCTGCAAAAAACCTGAAGAACATCTCTGAGCTGTTCTACTACGCCCAGAAGGCGGTGCTGCACCCCACCGGGCCGCTGTACTGTCCtgaggagaaggag TTGAAGGCTTCATGCATCAAGGCTCTCACACGCATTTTTAAAGTGTCAGACCTGGACAACGATGGCATCCTGAACGACAACGAGCTCAACTTCTTCCAG AGAACATGCTTCAACATGCCACTGGCACCTCAGGCCCTGGAGGATGTGAAGAACGTGGTGAGGAGGAACATGACGGATGGAGTGAAGGACAACGGCATCACGCTGAAAG GTTTCCTTTTTCTGCACACGCTCTTCATCCAGAGAGGGCGGCATGAGACCACCTGGACGGTTCTTCGGCGGTTTGGCTACGACGATGACCTCGAGCTCACCCAGGAGTATCTGTTCCCACT GTTGAAAATCCCTCCAGACTGCACCACGGAGCTCAACCACAACGCGTACCTCTTCCTGCAGAGCGTctttgacaagcatgacaaa GACCGGGACTGTGCCCTGTCCCCAGAGGAGCTGAAGGACCTGTTCAAAGTCTTCCCGTACATGCCCTGGGGTCCTGATGTCAACAGCACCATCTGCACCAACGACCAGGGCTGGATCACGTACCAGGGCTACCTGTCCCAGTGGAC gCTAACAACCTACCTGGATGTTCAGAGGTGCCTGGAGTACCTGGGATACCTGGGCTACTCCATCATCAGCGAGCAGGAGTCTCAGGCAGCAGCCATAACAG TGACCAGGAACAAGCGCATCGACCTGCAGAAGAAGCAGACCCAGCGCAGCGTGTTCCGCTGCAACGTGCTCGGGGCCCGAGGCAGCGGGAAGAGCGGCTTCCTGCAGGCCTTCCTGGGCCGGAACCTGCCG CGCCAGAGGCGGATCAGAGAGGAGCACAAGTCCTACTACGCCATCAGCACCACCTACGTCTACGGCCAGGAGAAGTACCTGCTG CTGCACGAGGTCGTGCCGGACTTCGAGTTCCGGTCTGAGGCGGACCTGTCCTGCGACGTGGCGTGTCTGGTGTACGACCTCAGCAACCCTCGCTCGTTCGAGTACTGCGCCAGGGTCTATAAG CAGTACTTCATGGACAGTAAGACGCCGTGCATGATCATCGCGGCCAAGTCTGACCTGCACGAGGTGCGTCAGCTCTACTCCCTCTCGCCGCTGGACTTCTGCCGGAAACACCGTCTGCACCCGCCGCAGCCCTTCACCTGCAACGCCAGCGAGGCGCCCGGCAGGGACGTCTACACCAAGCTCACCACCATGGCCATGTACCC ccatGCCAAGCTGCGCTGTTTGTGTAACAGGTGCACGTTCTGCATCTGCCACCTCCTGCTGAACTCGGAGCTGCTGCGCTCTATAAAGGCCACGTTCTGCTCTGCCGTTTCCAACAG ACACCTCACCCAAGCAGACCTGAAGAACTCCACCTTCTGGCTGCGGGCAAGTTTGGGGGCCACCGTGTTCGCAGTGTTGGGTTTCGCTATGTACAAAGCTCTCCTGAAGCAGCGGTGA
- the rhot1a gene encoding mitochondrial Rho GTPase 1-A isoform X1, which translates to MRKDVRILLVGEPKVGKTSLIMSLVSEEFPDEVPLRAEEITIPADVTPERVPTHIVDYSEAEQSDEQLYQEISKANVICIVYSVNNKKSIEKVTSHWIPLINDRRDKDSRVPLILVGNKSDLVEHSSMETILPIMNQYSEIETCVECSAKNLKNISELFYYAQKAVLHPTGPLYCPEEKELKASCIKALTRIFKVSDLDNDGILNDNELNFFQRTCFNMPLAPQALEDVKNVVRRNMTDGVKDNGITLKGFLFLHTLFIQRGRHETTWTVLRRFGYDDDLELTQEYLFPLLKIPPDCTTELNHNAYLFLQSVFDKHDKDRDCALSPEELKDLFKVFPYMPWGPDVNSTICTNDQGWITYQGYLSQWTLTTYLDVQRCLEYLGYLGYSIISEQESQAAAITVTRNKRIDLQKKQTQRSVFRCNVLGARGSGKSGFLQAFLGRNLPRQRRIREEHKSYYAISTTYVYGQEKYLLLHEVVPDFEFRSEADLSCDVACLVYDLSNPRSFEYCARVYKQYFMDSKTPCMIIAAKSDLHEVRQLYSLSPLDFCRKHRLHPPQPFTCNASEAPGRDVYTKLTTMAMYPHAKLRCLCNRCTFCICHLLLNSELLRSIKATFCSAVSNRLGPFLDDLGAFLLADEESSLIHQVHEVDDVEESVYMDASVNLPPHRHLTQADLKNSTFWLRASLGATVFAVLGFAMYKALLKQR; encoded by the exons ATGAGGAAGGACGTCAGGATCCTGCTGGTGGGAGAAc CCAAAGTGGGGAAGACCTCCCTCATCATGTCACTGGTGAGCGAGGAGTTCCCTGATGAG GTTCCTCTCCGCGCGGAGGAGATCACCATTCCAGCTGACGTCACACCTGAGAGGGTCCCCACACACATCGTGGATTATTCTG AAGCTGAGCAGTCTGATGAACAGTTGTACCAGGAAATCTCCAAG GCCAATGTCATCTGCATTGTCTATTCTGTCAACAACAAGAAGTCCATTGAGAAG GTGACGAGCCACTGGATCCCCCTCATCAATGACCGGAGAGACAAAGACAgcag GGTTCCACTGATCCTGGTGGGGAATAAATCTGACCTTGTGGAACACAGCAGCATGGAGACCATCCTGCCAATCATGAACCAGTACTCCGAGATCGAGACCTGTGTGGAG TGTTCTGCAAAAAACCTGAAGAACATCTCTGAGCTGTTCTACTACGCCCAGAAGGCGGTGCTGCACCCCACCGGGCCGCTGTACTGTCCtgaggagaaggag TTGAAGGCTTCATGCATCAAGGCTCTCACACGCATTTTTAAAGTGTCAGACCTGGACAACGATGGCATCCTGAACGACAACGAGCTCAACTTCTTCCAG AGAACATGCTTCAACATGCCACTGGCACCTCAGGCCCTGGAGGATGTGAAGAACGTGGTGAGGAGGAACATGACGGATGGAGTGAAGGACAACGGCATCACGCTGAAAG GTTTCCTTTTTCTGCACACGCTCTTCATCCAGAGAGGGCGGCATGAGACCACCTGGACGGTTCTTCGGCGGTTTGGCTACGACGATGACCTCGAGCTCACCCAGGAGTATCTGTTCCCACT GTTGAAAATCCCTCCAGACTGCACCACGGAGCTCAACCACAACGCGTACCTCTTCCTGCAGAGCGTctttgacaagcatgacaaa GACCGGGACTGTGCCCTGTCCCCAGAGGAGCTGAAGGACCTGTTCAAAGTCTTCCCGTACATGCCCTGGGGTCCTGATGTCAACAGCACCATCTGCACCAACGACCAGGGCTGGATCACGTACCAGGGCTACCTGTCCCAGTGGAC gCTAACAACCTACCTGGATGTTCAGAGGTGCCTGGAGTACCTGGGATACCTGGGCTACTCCATCATCAGCGAGCAGGAGTCTCAGGCAGCAGCCATAACAG TGACCAGGAACAAGCGCATCGACCTGCAGAAGAAGCAGACCCAGCGCAGCGTGTTCCGCTGCAACGTGCTCGGGGCCCGAGGCAGCGGGAAGAGCGGCTTCCTGCAGGCCTTCCTGGGCCGGAACCTGCCG CGCCAGAGGCGGATCAGAGAGGAGCACAAGTCCTACTACGCCATCAGCACCACCTACGTCTACGGCCAGGAGAAGTACCTGCTG CTGCACGAGGTCGTGCCGGACTTCGAGTTCCGGTCTGAGGCGGACCTGTCCTGCGACGTGGCGTGTCTGGTGTACGACCTCAGCAACCCTCGCTCGTTCGAGTACTGCGCCAGGGTCTATAAG CAGTACTTCATGGACAGTAAGACGCCGTGCATGATCATCGCGGCCAAGTCTGACCTGCACGAGGTGCGTCAGCTCTACTCCCTCTCGCCGCTGGACTTCTGCCGGAAACACCGTCTGCACCCGCCGCAGCCCTTCACCTGCAACGCCAGCGAGGCGCCCGGCAGGGACGTCTACACCAAGCTCACCACCATGGCCATGTACCC ccatGCCAAGCTGCGCTGTTTGTGTAACAGGTGCACGTTCTGCATCTGCCACCTCCTGCTGAACTCGGAGCTGCTGCGCTCTATAAAGGCCACGTTCTGCTCTGCCGTTTCCAACAG GTTGGGGCCTTTTCTAGATGACCTGGGTGCGTTTCTGTTGGCTGATGAGGAGTCCAGCCTCATCCACCAGGTCCACGAGGTGGACGATGTGGAGGAATCCGTCTACATGGACGCGTCTGTTAACCTCCCTCCACACAG ACACCTCACCCAAGCAGACCTGAAGAACTCCACCTTCTGGCTGCGGGCAAGTTTGGGGGCCACCGTGTTCGCAGTGTTGGGTTTCGCTATGTACAAAGCTCTCCTGAAGCAGCGGTGA
- the rhot1a gene encoding mitochondrial Rho GTPase 1-A isoform X3, with amino-acid sequence MRKDVRILLVGEPKVGKTSLIMSLVSEEFPDEVPLRAEEITIPADVTPERVPTHIVDYSEAEQSDEQLYQEISKANVICIVYSVNNKKSIEKVTSHWIPLINDRRDKDSRVPLILVGNKSDLVEHSSMETILPIMNQYSEIETCVECSAKNLKNISELFYYAQKAVLHPTGPLYCPEEKELKASCIKALTRIFKVSDLDNDGILNDNELNFFQRTCFNMPLAPQALEDVKNVVRRNMTDGVKDNGITLKGFLFLHTLFIQRGRHETTWTVLRRFGYDDDLELTQEYLFPLLKIPPDCTTELNHNAYLFLQSVFDKHDKDRDCALSPEELKDLFKVFPYMPWGPDVNSTICTNDQGWITYQGYLSQWTLTTYLDVQRCLEYLGYLGYSIISEQESQAAAITVTRNKRIDLQKKQTQRSVFRCNVLGARGSGKSGFLQAFLGRNLPRQRRIREEHKSYYAISTTYVYGQEKYLLLHEVVPDFEFRSEADLSCDVACLVYDLSNPRSFEYCARVYKQYFMDSKTPCMIIAAKSDLHEVRQLYSLSPLDFCRKHRLHPPQPFTCNASEAPGRDVYTKLTTMAMYPHAKLRCLCNRCTFCICHLLLNSELLRSIKATFCSAVSNRFSCSCVWLALVLLLLHVFSANA; translated from the exons ATGAGGAAGGACGTCAGGATCCTGCTGGTGGGAGAAc CCAAAGTGGGGAAGACCTCCCTCATCATGTCACTGGTGAGCGAGGAGTTCCCTGATGAG GTTCCTCTCCGCGCGGAGGAGATCACCATTCCAGCTGACGTCACACCTGAGAGGGTCCCCACACACATCGTGGATTATTCTG AAGCTGAGCAGTCTGATGAACAGTTGTACCAGGAAATCTCCAAG GCCAATGTCATCTGCATTGTCTATTCTGTCAACAACAAGAAGTCCATTGAGAAG GTGACGAGCCACTGGATCCCCCTCATCAATGACCGGAGAGACAAAGACAgcag GGTTCCACTGATCCTGGTGGGGAATAAATCTGACCTTGTGGAACACAGCAGCATGGAGACCATCCTGCCAATCATGAACCAGTACTCCGAGATCGAGACCTGTGTGGAG TGTTCTGCAAAAAACCTGAAGAACATCTCTGAGCTGTTCTACTACGCCCAGAAGGCGGTGCTGCACCCCACCGGGCCGCTGTACTGTCCtgaggagaaggag TTGAAGGCTTCATGCATCAAGGCTCTCACACGCATTTTTAAAGTGTCAGACCTGGACAACGATGGCATCCTGAACGACAACGAGCTCAACTTCTTCCAG AGAACATGCTTCAACATGCCACTGGCACCTCAGGCCCTGGAGGATGTGAAGAACGTGGTGAGGAGGAACATGACGGATGGAGTGAAGGACAACGGCATCACGCTGAAAG GTTTCCTTTTTCTGCACACGCTCTTCATCCAGAGAGGGCGGCATGAGACCACCTGGACGGTTCTTCGGCGGTTTGGCTACGACGATGACCTCGAGCTCACCCAGGAGTATCTGTTCCCACT GTTGAAAATCCCTCCAGACTGCACCACGGAGCTCAACCACAACGCGTACCTCTTCCTGCAGAGCGTctttgacaagcatgacaaa GACCGGGACTGTGCCCTGTCCCCAGAGGAGCTGAAGGACCTGTTCAAAGTCTTCCCGTACATGCCCTGGGGTCCTGATGTCAACAGCACCATCTGCACCAACGACCAGGGCTGGATCACGTACCAGGGCTACCTGTCCCAGTGGAC gCTAACAACCTACCTGGATGTTCAGAGGTGCCTGGAGTACCTGGGATACCTGGGCTACTCCATCATCAGCGAGCAGGAGTCTCAGGCAGCAGCCATAACAG TGACCAGGAACAAGCGCATCGACCTGCAGAAGAAGCAGACCCAGCGCAGCGTGTTCCGCTGCAACGTGCTCGGGGCCCGAGGCAGCGGGAAGAGCGGCTTCCTGCAGGCCTTCCTGGGCCGGAACCTGCCG CGCCAGAGGCGGATCAGAGAGGAGCACAAGTCCTACTACGCCATCAGCACCACCTACGTCTACGGCCAGGAGAAGTACCTGCTG CTGCACGAGGTCGTGCCGGACTTCGAGTTCCGGTCTGAGGCGGACCTGTCCTGCGACGTGGCGTGTCTGGTGTACGACCTCAGCAACCCTCGCTCGTTCGAGTACTGCGCCAGGGTCTATAAG CAGTACTTCATGGACAGTAAGACGCCGTGCATGATCATCGCGGCCAAGTCTGACCTGCACGAGGTGCGTCAGCTCTACTCCCTCTCGCCGCTGGACTTCTGCCGGAAACACCGTCTGCACCCGCCGCAGCCCTTCACCTGCAACGCCAGCGAGGCGCCCGGCAGGGACGTCTACACCAAGCTCACCACCATGGCCATGTACCC ccatGCCAAGCTGCGCTGTTTGTGTAACAGGTGCACGTTCTGCATCTGCCACCTCCTGCTGAACTCGGAGCTGCTGCGCTCTATAAAGGCCACGTTCTGCTCTGCCGTTTCCAACAG GTTTTCATGTTCCTGCGTGTGGTTGGCCCTCGTCCTCCTCTTACTGCACGTCTTCAGCGCAAATGCTTAG
- the rhot1a gene encoding mitochondrial Rho GTPase 1-A isoform X4, which translates to MRKDVRILLVGEPKVGKTSLIMSLVSEEFPDEVPLRAEEITIPADVTPERVPTHIVDYSEAEQSDEQLYQEISKANVICIVYSVNNKKSIEKVTSHWIPLINDRRDKDSRVPLILVGNKSDLVEHSSMETILPIMNQYSEIETCVECSAKNLKNISELFYYAQKAVLHPTGPLYCPEEKELKASCIKALTRIFKVSDLDNDGILNDNELNFFQRTCFNMPLAPQALEDVKNVVRRNMTDGVKDNGITLKGFLFLHTLFIQRGRHETTWTVLRRFGYDDDLELTQEYLFPLLKIPPDCTTELNHNAYLFLQSVFDKHDKDRDCALSPEELKDLFKVFPYMPWGPDVNSTICTNDQGWITYQGYLSQWTLTTYLDVQRCLEYLGYLGYSIISEQESQAAAITVTRNKRIDLQKKQTQRSVFRCNVLGARGSGKSGFLQAFLGRNLPRQRRIREEHKSYYAISTTYVYGQEKYLLLHEVVPDFEFRSEADLSCDVACLVYDLSNPRSFEYCARVYKQYFMDSKTPCMIIAAKSDLHEVRQLYSLSPLDFCRKHRLHPPQPFTCNASEAPGRDVYTKLTTMAMYPHLTQADLKNSTFWLRASLGATVFAVLGFAMYKALLKQR; encoded by the exons ATGAGGAAGGACGTCAGGATCCTGCTGGTGGGAGAAc CCAAAGTGGGGAAGACCTCCCTCATCATGTCACTGGTGAGCGAGGAGTTCCCTGATGAG GTTCCTCTCCGCGCGGAGGAGATCACCATTCCAGCTGACGTCACACCTGAGAGGGTCCCCACACACATCGTGGATTATTCTG AAGCTGAGCAGTCTGATGAACAGTTGTACCAGGAAATCTCCAAG GCCAATGTCATCTGCATTGTCTATTCTGTCAACAACAAGAAGTCCATTGAGAAG GTGACGAGCCACTGGATCCCCCTCATCAATGACCGGAGAGACAAAGACAgcag GGTTCCACTGATCCTGGTGGGGAATAAATCTGACCTTGTGGAACACAGCAGCATGGAGACCATCCTGCCAATCATGAACCAGTACTCCGAGATCGAGACCTGTGTGGAG TGTTCTGCAAAAAACCTGAAGAACATCTCTGAGCTGTTCTACTACGCCCAGAAGGCGGTGCTGCACCCCACCGGGCCGCTGTACTGTCCtgaggagaaggag TTGAAGGCTTCATGCATCAAGGCTCTCACACGCATTTTTAAAGTGTCAGACCTGGACAACGATGGCATCCTGAACGACAACGAGCTCAACTTCTTCCAG AGAACATGCTTCAACATGCCACTGGCACCTCAGGCCCTGGAGGATGTGAAGAACGTGGTGAGGAGGAACATGACGGATGGAGTGAAGGACAACGGCATCACGCTGAAAG GTTTCCTTTTTCTGCACACGCTCTTCATCCAGAGAGGGCGGCATGAGACCACCTGGACGGTTCTTCGGCGGTTTGGCTACGACGATGACCTCGAGCTCACCCAGGAGTATCTGTTCCCACT GTTGAAAATCCCTCCAGACTGCACCACGGAGCTCAACCACAACGCGTACCTCTTCCTGCAGAGCGTctttgacaagcatgacaaa GACCGGGACTGTGCCCTGTCCCCAGAGGAGCTGAAGGACCTGTTCAAAGTCTTCCCGTACATGCCCTGGGGTCCTGATGTCAACAGCACCATCTGCACCAACGACCAGGGCTGGATCACGTACCAGGGCTACCTGTCCCAGTGGAC gCTAACAACCTACCTGGATGTTCAGAGGTGCCTGGAGTACCTGGGATACCTGGGCTACTCCATCATCAGCGAGCAGGAGTCTCAGGCAGCAGCCATAACAG TGACCAGGAACAAGCGCATCGACCTGCAGAAGAAGCAGACCCAGCGCAGCGTGTTCCGCTGCAACGTGCTCGGGGCCCGAGGCAGCGGGAAGAGCGGCTTCCTGCAGGCCTTCCTGGGCCGGAACCTGCCG CGCCAGAGGCGGATCAGAGAGGAGCACAAGTCCTACTACGCCATCAGCACCACCTACGTCTACGGCCAGGAGAAGTACCTGCTG CTGCACGAGGTCGTGCCGGACTTCGAGTTCCGGTCTGAGGCGGACCTGTCCTGCGACGTGGCGTGTCTGGTGTACGACCTCAGCAACCCTCGCTCGTTCGAGTACTGCGCCAGGGTCTATAAG CAGTACTTCATGGACAGTAAGACGCCGTGCATGATCATCGCGGCCAAGTCTGACCTGCACGAGGTGCGTCAGCTCTACTCCCTCTCGCCGCTGGACTTCTGCCGGAAACACCGTCTGCACCCGCCGCAGCCCTTCACCTGCAACGCCAGCGAGGCGCCCGGCAGGGACGTCTACACCAAGCTCACCACCATGGCCATGTACCC ACACCTCACCCAAGCAGACCTGAAGAACTCCACCTTCTGGCTGCGGGCAAGTTTGGGGGCCACCGTGTTCGCAGTGTTGGGTTTCGCTATGTACAAAGCTCTCCTGAAGCAGCGGTGA